CGCACCAGCAGCAGTTCCTTGCGCAGCGCTCGCAAATGAGGTGCGCTCAGGTCTTTGGCCTGGTGGCGCTTGTTACGGAATGCGGTATCGGAGTGGATCTGGCTCATGGCGTGTCGGCGGCAGTGAAGGTGGGACGATGGAACGGTGCTGCAAAGTCGCGCGAGATTCTTAAGGGAAGACGCAGGGCACGCCGTTGCGCCTCCCGGTCATGGTTTGCGGAACACGTCGCGGTCTTTTTCGAACTCGGCAATGGTCGCTTCGAACACCATCGGCGCGTTGCGCAAACCGCTGCGCGCTTTCAGCGCACAGGCTAATCCTGCGACCGCATAGACCGCGGTGATGCTGGCGAGCGCTTGCCAGCGGTAAGTGTCCCAGAATGCAATGGCGATCAGTGCCGTGAGCGCGATCAAGGCCATGGTGGCGAGCATCATGGCCGCGAGGCCAAGGAACAGCACGCCGAGCAGACGGTCCTTTTCTTCGGCGAGTTCGATGCCAACGAGTTCCAGCCGCGTTTGCAGAATGGCAAACACGGAACCGATTATGCGGCGCAAGGGACTATGTTCTCCGCGCTGCGATTGTGTGTCGATCGTCATGGCTGTGGGCGTTGCGCGTGAAGGCCTGAACGGCGCGCGCGCGCGCCAGGAGAAGCGGACCGGCCAGGCCTGCGCCGGTCAACCCGATTCGCTGGTGGGCCGGGCGGGATACGCCCGGCGCCTTGGCCAGCTTTACTTGCGGTTGATCAACAACCCAAGCAGCACACCGGCGCCCGCGGCGATGCCGATGGATGCCCACGGGTGCTCGTGCACGTAGTCGTCGGTAGCGCGCGCTGCTTTCTTGCCTTTTTCGACCACGACGACCTGAACGTCAGCCGCCTTTTCCTTGGCCTGCTTCAGGCGCGTCAGCGCTGTTTCACGAAGTTCCGAAGCGCGCTCGCCGGTGGCGCTCGCGGCCTGTTTCAGCAGATCTTCAGCGTCCGCGAGGACGGTTTTGATATCCGACATCAATCTCTCCTTGTTGATTTCCGACATTGACAGCTCCCCTTCGTCTCACGCCACGCGTGAATCGTAACCAAAGAAACGGCCGCTGGCGAGCGCAGGGCTCGGTTGGTTCACAACTTCGCACGAACCGTTCCCGGTTGAAGCATAGCCACAAAAAACTCCGCCGCCCGCACTATGTGAGGCGAAGTTTGCCTGAGATGGAGTTGATCTGGCCCGCAAAGTTTCCACTAAATCAGTGAAAATTACAAAAACGCATAAAGTAGTGACGCGATGTTCGTTCGTCATATACCGTCGCTCCCGTATGCTTTATCTTTGCGGGGCGCCGTCGGTGAATGCTCGCGCGGCAATGTCCAAACCTTTAGGAGATACATGATGAGTCTACGTCTTGGCGATATCGCGCCGGATTTCGAGCAACAGTCGAGTGTCGGCCCGATCAAATTCCATGAGTGGCTGGGCGATAGCTGGGGTGTGCTGTTTTCGCATCCCGCTGACTTCACGCCGGTGTGCACGACCGAACTCGGGCTGACCGCGAAGCTCGCCGACGAATTCGAGAAGCGCAACGTGAAGACCATCGCGCTGTCGGTCGACAGCGCCGAGTCGCACAAGGAGTGGATTAAAGACATTAACGAGACTCAAGCGGCCAATGTCGGCTTCCCGATTCTCGCGGACGGCGACCGCAAGGTTTCCGAGCTGTACGACATGATTCACCCGAACGCGAACGAAACGCTGACCGTGCGCTCGCTGTTCGTGATCGACCCGAAGAAGAAGGTGCGTCTCATCATCACCTATCCGGCCAGCACGGGCCGTAACTTCGACGAAGTGCTGCGTGTGATCGATTCGCTGCAACTGACCGACAGTCACTCGGTTGCAACACCGGGCAACTGGAAGCAGGGCGATGACGTGGTGATCGTTCCGTCGCTGAAGGACGAGGAAATCATCAAGCAGAAATTCCCGAAGGGCTATAAGGCGCTGCGTCCGTATCTGCGCATGACGCCGCAGCCGAACAAGTAAGCGGTCGATGAATCGCGAAGCGCGCCGTTAGCTGCGGCGCCGCGTCGAAGGAAAACAAAAAAGCCAGTCCACTTGTGGACTGGCTTTTTTTCGTACTGCGCAAACCAGCCACGACCGGCGGAATCAGCGCATCCCCGGGTTCAGAAGAAAGCCTGAATGCCCGTTTGTGCGCGCCCGAGAATCAGCGCGTGAATGTCATGCGTGCCTTCATAGGTGTTCACCACTTCCAGATTCACCAGGTGCCGCGCGACGCCGAACTCGTCCGAGATGCCGTTGCCGCCGAGCATGTCGCGTGCAAGCCGCGCGATATCCAGCGCCTTGCCGCATGAATTGCGCTTCATGATCGAGGTGATCTCGACAGCCGCGGTGCCTTCGTCCTTCATGCGGCCGAGACGCAGCACGCCTTGCAGCCCGAGCGTGATCTCGGTCTGCATATCGGCGAGCTTCTTCTGGATCAGCTGGTTCGCGGCGAGCGGCCGGCCGAACTGCTTGCGATCCAGCACGTACTGGCGCGCGGTGTGCCAGCATGCTTCGGCCGCGCCCAGCGCGCCCCAGGCAATGCCGTAGCGCGCCGAGTTCAGACAGGTGAACGGACCGCGCAAACCGCTGACTTCGGGGAAACGGTTTTCTTCCGGCACGAACACTTCGTCGAGCACGATCTCACCGGTGATCGACGCGCGCAAACCCACCTTGCTGTGGATGGTCGGCGCCGACAGTCCTTTCCAGCCCTTCTCCAGAATGAAGCCGCGGATCGCGTCCTTGCCGTTTTCTTCGAGCTTCGCCCACACCACGAACACGTCGGCGATCGGTGAGTTGGTGATCCACATCTTCGAGCCCGACAGCGAATAGCCGCCGTCGACCTTTTTGGCCCGCGTGACCATGCTGCCCGGATCGGAGCCGTGGTTCGGCTCGGTCAGGCCGAAGCAGCCGATCCATTCGCCGGTGGCGAGCTTCGGCAGGTATTTCTGCTTCTGCGCTTCCGAGCCGAATTCGTGGATCGGCACCATGACCAGTGACGATTGCACCGACATCATCGACCGGTAGCCGGAATCGACGCGCTCCACTTCGCGCGCGATCAGGCCATAAGCGACGTAGTTCAGGCCGGGGCCGCCGTATTGTTCGGGAATCGTCGGGCCGAGCAGTCCGAGCTCGCCCATCTCGCGAAAGATCTCGATGTCGGTCTTCTCATGACGGAACGCTTCGAGCACGCGCGGCTGCAACTTGTCCTGCGCGTAAGCCGCGGCGGCGTCGCGCACCATGCGTTCGTCTTCGGTGAGCTGCTGATCCAGCAGCAACGGGTCTTCCCAGTGAAACTGCGCGGCCTCGGCCATGACTTATCTCCTGATTCCTTGCTTGACGAAACGTGCGTGAGCTTGACTTAAGTTCCGCTATGCGAAACAATGTTTTGCAAAACACGTCCGAGTGTACCACCCCATGGCGCCTGCATCCACTCTCTCCGAACCGCTCGACGAGCGCAAATTCGTCGTCGCCCTCGCACGCGGGCTGGATTTGCTGCGCGCGTTCAAGCCGGGAGAAACCATGCTCGGCAACCGCGATTTCGTCGAGCGCACGGGTTTGCCGAAGGCGACGGTCAACCGTCTTGCCTACACGCTGACCGTGCTCGGCTATCTGCGGCTGGACGAAACCCTGGGTAAATATGCGCTCGACGCCGGTGTGCTGTCGCTCGGATTCGCGCTGCTCTCGGGCACGGACACGCTCGAACTGGCACGCCCGCATATGCGCACGTTCGCGCGCGAGGTGGGCGCGGCGGTCTCGCTCGGTTGCCGCGACGGGCTCGACATGATCTATCTGGAGACGATCCGCAGTGAAACCGCGCTGACGCTCGGGCTGGCTTCGGGCTCCAAACTATCGATGCTGACGAGTTCGATGGGGCGCGCCTATCTCGCTGTGCAACCGCTCGACGCGCGCGTCGCGTTGCTGGCGGAACTACGGAAGGCCGCCGGTAAGGAAGGCGACGCATTGGTCGCCGACGCGCAGAAAGAAATCGCCGCGTTTACCGCGCAGCGCTGCTGCTATTCGTTCCGCGCGTGGCACGACGATGTCAATGCGGTCGCGGTGCCGTTTCGCGAGCCGCGTGAAGGTCGCTGGCTGGTGCTGAGTTGCAGCGGGCCGGCTTCATCGATGGGCGAAGAG
This genomic stretch from Paraburkholderia dioscoreae harbors:
- a CDS encoding phage holin family protein, which translates into the protein MTIDTQSQRGEHSPLRRIIGSVFAILQTRLELVGIELAEEKDRLLGVLFLGLAAMMLATMALIALTALIAIAFWDTYRWQALASITAVYAVAGLACALKARSGLRNAPMVFEATIAEFEKDRDVFRKP
- a CDS encoding DUF883 family protein gives rise to the protein MSEINKERLMSDIKTVLADAEDLLKQAASATGERASELRETALTRLKQAKEKAADVQVVVVEKGKKAARATDDYVHEHPWASIGIAAGAGVLLGLLINRK
- a CDS encoding peroxiredoxin, translating into MSLRLGDIAPDFEQQSSVGPIKFHEWLGDSWGVLFSHPADFTPVCTTELGLTAKLADEFEKRNVKTIALSVDSAESHKEWIKDINETQAANVGFPILADGDRKVSELYDMIHPNANETLTVRSLFVIDPKKKVRLIITYPASTGRNFDEVLRVIDSLQLTDSHSVATPGNWKQGDDVVIVPSLKDEEIIKQKFPKGYKALRPYLRMTPQPNK
- a CDS encoding acyl-CoA dehydrogenase; the protein is MAEAAQFHWEDPLLLDQQLTEDERMVRDAAAAYAQDKLQPRVLEAFRHEKTDIEIFREMGELGLLGPTIPEQYGGPGLNYVAYGLIAREVERVDSGYRSMMSVQSSLVMVPIHEFGSEAQKQKYLPKLATGEWIGCFGLTEPNHGSDPGSMVTRAKKVDGGYSLSGSKMWITNSPIADVFVVWAKLEENGKDAIRGFILEKGWKGLSAPTIHSKVGLRASITGEIVLDEVFVPEENRFPEVSGLRGPFTCLNSARYGIAWGALGAAEACWHTARQYVLDRKQFGRPLAANQLIQKKLADMQTEITLGLQGVLRLGRMKDEGTAAVEITSIMKRNSCGKALDIARLARDMLGGNGISDEFGVARHLVNLEVVNTYEGTHDIHALILGRAQTGIQAFF
- a CDS encoding IclR family transcriptional regulator — protein: MAPASTLSEPLDERKFVVALARGLDLLRAFKPGETMLGNRDFVERTGLPKATVNRLAYTLTVLGYLRLDETLGKYALDAGVLSLGFALLSGTDTLELARPHMRTFAREVGAAVSLGCRDGLDMIYLETIRSETALTLGLASGSKLSMLTSSMGRAYLAVQPLDARVALLAELRKAAGKEGDALVADAQKEIAAFTAQRCCYSFRAWHDDVNAVAVPFREPREGRWLVLSCSGPASSMGEEVFRDNVAPRLMALARRLGDTG